The window ATTTATTCATCAATTCAGCTTGAACATATGGTGAAACGCTGCCACGAAGCAATCGCCCAACTGACAACCGAAAACTGACAACTTCCCTACCTCTCCCCCTTCAACCCCGGCAAAACCCGATCGCAACAAAACAACGACCCCGCCGCAACACACAACGGAATCCCCACCAAATTAATCAACGGAATATTCACCAACCCAAAACACACCAGCGCAAACCCCGCACTCGCCGGTAAACTCCGCCGCACCAACCGCAACTTCTGCCGAAACCGCAACCGCCGTCGCTCCATCGTCGCATCAAAGAAATCCAAACAAGTCAGACAAGCCCCCAGCGTCAGCGAACCCGCCGCCACGATCGCCGTCCCCACC of the Romeriopsis navalis LEGE 11480 genome contains:
- a CDS encoding EI24 domain-containing protein produces the protein VGTAIVAAGSLTLGACLTCLDFFDATMERRRLRFRQKLRLVRRSLPASAGFALVCFGLVNIPLINLVGIPLCVAAGSLFCCDRVLPGLKGER